A stretch of Peptococcaceae bacterium 1198_IL3148 DNA encodes these proteins:
- a CDS encoding bifunctional 4-hydroxy-3-methylbut-2-enyl diphosphate reductase/30S ribosomal protein S1, whose amino-acid sequence MSSLEILIASKAGFCFGVKRAIEMAQQTAQDKNGPVYTYGPIIHNQQVVNKLQEQGINKIGNITDEKPGSLIIRSHGVEPQIFEEATKVGHEVIDATCPFVGRVQKLVRELAAEGYQVVIVGEKDHPEVQGIVGWSDGKALVVENAAEAEKITGYNRIGVVAQTTQPEANFNQVVRTLQNKGIEVKVCNTICSATQERQKAALELAQKVDVMIVVGGTNSANTGKLTKLCMGTGTTTYQIETAAELKAEWFDGVKRAGLTAGASTPSWVIEEVVNRMSELGEKMEGVQQETMQEGMNEAVEVKTLHKGELVTGTVVQINNDEVLVDVGAKSEGVIPFKELTSYNANPQEMVKVGDQIDVVVIKAEDEDGRTILSKERADVQKNWAKLQADMENGTVIDGTVREVVKGGLIVDVGVRAFLPASLVDIGYVEDLSQYLNETIKVRIIEMNDTRKKVVLSRKVVLEEEKAKQRAELFQTIEDGQTVKGIVRRLTDFGAFIDIGGIDGLLHISEMAWYRIKHPSEVVNVGDEIEVKILKVDKEKEKVSLGLKQVLPNPWDNVEEKYQVGSVVQAKVVRLAPFGAFVQLEPGVEGLVHISHLAEQHVEKPEDVVTEGEEIKVKVLSVDPEQKRIRLSIREVNREPKPQRQPKKPQEQKPVQYQTPTEDGTDGGGMTLGEAMPPEVAEMLKQSK is encoded by the coding sequence GTGAGTTCTTTGGAAATATTGATAGCTTCAAAGGCGGGCTTTTGTTTTGGGGTTAAGCGAGCGATAGAAATGGCTCAACAGACAGCCCAAGACAAAAATGGCCCAGTTTACACCTATGGTCCCATCATTCATAACCAGCAAGTGGTTAATAAATTGCAAGAACAAGGGATAAATAAAATTGGCAACATCACTGATGAAAAGCCGGGCAGTTTAATTATAAGATCCCATGGAGTGGAGCCGCAAATATTTGAAGAGGCAACAAAAGTTGGACATGAAGTGATTGATGCCACTTGCCCCTTTGTTGGTAGGGTTCAAAAATTAGTGCGAGAATTGGCTGCAGAGGGTTACCAAGTTGTGATTGTAGGCGAAAAAGATCACCCCGAAGTCCAAGGCATTGTAGGCTGGTCCGACGGCAAAGCATTGGTGGTGGAAAATGCTGCTGAAGCTGAAAAAATTACTGGCTATAACCGGATTGGTGTAGTTGCCCAAACTACCCAACCGGAAGCAAATTTTAATCAAGTAGTTCGCACTCTACAAAATAAAGGTATTGAGGTTAAAGTATGTAATACTATCTGTAGTGCCACCCAGGAGCGGCAAAAAGCGGCTCTGGAGTTGGCCCAAAAAGTGGATGTAATGATAGTGGTGGGAGGTACAAATAGTGCCAACACCGGTAAATTGACCAAATTGTGCATGGGTACTGGCACGACCACTTATCAGATAGAAACTGCTGCTGAACTAAAAGCCGAGTGGTTTGATGGAGTTAAGCGAGCTGGACTAACAGCGGGTGCATCAACACCCAGCTGGGTTATTGAGGAGGTTGTTAATAGGATGAGCGAGTTAGGAGAAAAAATGGAAGGTGTGCAACAAGAAACTATGCAAGAGGGCATGAATGAAGCGGTAGAGGTTAAAACCCTACACAAAGGTGAATTGGTTACTGGTACAGTGGTGCAAATTAACAATGACGAAGTCTTAGTTGACGTTGGGGCAAAATCAGAAGGTGTGATTCCGTTTAAAGAATTAACCAGCTATAATGCCAACCCCCAAGAGATGGTAAAGGTTGGTGATCAAATAGATGTAGTAGTTATCAAGGCTGAAGACGAAGATGGTAGAACCATTTTATCTAAAGAGCGAGCAGATGTGCAAAAAAATTGGGCCAAATTGCAAGCTGATATGGAAAACGGCACCGTCATTGATGGCACCGTGAGAGAAGTCGTTAAAGGCGGCTTAATTGTTGATGTGGGTGTGCGGGCATTTTTACCTGCCTCTCTAGTGGATATTGGTTATGTGGAAGACCTTAGCCAGTACCTCAATGAGACCATTAAAGTAAGAATTATTGAGATGAACGATACCCGTAAAAAAGTTGTACTATCTCGAAAAGTGGTTTTGGAGGAGGAAAAAGCAAAACAACGGGCTGAACTATTCCAAACCATTGAAGATGGTCAAACAGTAAAGGGTATTGTACGTCGCCTCACTGATTTCGGTGCTTTTATTGATATCGGTGGCATTGATGGCTTACTTCATATTTCGGAAATGGCTTGGTATCGGATTAAGCATCCATCAGAAGTGGTTAATGTTGGAGATGAAATTGAAGTTAAGATTTTAAAAGTTGATAAAGAAAAGGAAAAGGTATCCTTGGGATTGAAGCAAGTGTTGCCAAACCCATGGGATAATGTGGAAGAAAAATATCAAGTTGGCAGTGTGGTGCAAGCTAAAGTGGTGCGCCTTGCTCCCTTTGGTGCCTTTGTCCAACTGGAACCAGGGGTAGAAGGTTTGGTACACATTTCTCACTTGGCGGAACAGCATGTTGAAAAGCCAGAGGATGTAGTAACTGAAGGGGAAGAAATTAAAGTAAAAGTACTTTCGGTTGACCCTGAACAAAAACGCATTCGCCTTTCTATTCGGGAAGTTAACCGGGAACCTAAGCCACAACGTCAACCTAAAAAACCCCAGGAACAAAAACCGGTGCAATATCAAACTCCCACCGAAGATGGCACCGATGGTGGTGGCATGACTTTAGGTGAAGCAATGCCCCCTGAAGTGGCAGAAATGCTCAAACAAAGTAAATAA
- a CDS encoding lysophospholipid acyltransferase family protein: MFYNLARVVMRLVLLILRRWRVLGLNNLPRQGGVVVVSNHTSYWDPVAVGCALNRPIHYMAKSELFNNLLFATLIRGLKAFPVERGKSDRNAIRYAVNLLMTGQMIGVFPEGTRSTSGELQRAHLGAAMLAFKANVPIVPVAIVGAKGVLGKLSVIIGSPIPLPEYEGSRPSREQLENYSQQVMNQLSQLISTAR, translated from the coding sequence ATGTTTTACAATTTGGCCAGGGTTGTGATGAGGCTTGTGCTACTAATCCTGCGCCGTTGGCGAGTTTTAGGTTTAAATAATTTGCCACGACAAGGCGGAGTAGTTGTTGTGTCCAACCATACCAGTTATTGGGACCCAGTTGCCGTAGGTTGTGCGCTTAATCGACCCATTCATTATATGGCAAAAAGCGAACTGTTTAATAATCTGTTATTTGCCACTTTAATTAGAGGTTTAAAGGCCTTTCCGGTGGAACGGGGCAAGTCTGACCGCAACGCCATCAGATATGCAGTTAATTTATTGATGACAGGGCAAATGATTGGTGTTTTTCCCGAGGGTACCCGCAGCACATCGGGAGAATTGCAAAGGGCTCACTTAGGGGCGGCCATGTTAGCCTTTAAAGCCAATGTGCCGATAGTTCCGGTGGCCATTGTTGGTGCCAAAGGGGTTTTGGGTAAGTTATCTGTGATTATTGGCAGTCCCATCCCATTACCTGAGTATGAAGGTTCGAGGCCTAGCCGAGAACAGTTAGAAAACTATAGTCAGCAAGTAATGAACCAATTGTCGCAGTTGATCAGCACAGCAAGATAA
- the cmk gene encoding (d)CMP kinase — protein MKVQMKVAIDGPAGAGKSTVAKKLADRLGLLYIDTGSMYRAVTLKALQSQISFGDAEQLGRLAATVKIELVPGNEAGCKVFLDGQDVTKAIREPQVSNHVSLVAKIPAVRKNLVKQQQDIAAHCGVVMDGRDIGTRVLPDAKAKFFLTATIEERAKRRLQDLKQQGHDISLKKLISEIAERDTMDQNRAVDPLIPSEDAIIIDSTGLTIEQVVELMVQKVKEVYA, from the coding sequence ATGAAAGTACAGATGAAAGTTGCCATAGATGGTCCGGCCGGTGCTGGTAAGAGTACAGTGGCAAAAAAGCTAGCCGACAGATTGGGGCTGTTATATATAGATACTGGCAGTATGTACCGGGCAGTGACACTGAAGGCGCTACAATCTCAAATTAGCTTCGGAGACGCTGAACAATTGGGTAGACTGGCTGCCACAGTAAAAATAGAGCTGGTTCCCGGTAACGAAGCAGGATGCAAAGTGTTTTTGGATGGCCAGGATGTAACCAAGGCCATTCGGGAGCCACAAGTATCTAATCATGTTTCATTGGTGGCCAAAATTCCGGCGGTGAGAAAAAATTTAGTTAAACAACAGCAGGATATCGCAGCCCATTGTGGAGTGGTGATGGATGGTCGTGATATTGGCACTCGGGTGTTACCGGATGCCAAGGCTAAGTTTTTTTTGACCGCCACCATAGAGGAGCGGGCCAAAAGGCGCCTGCAGGATTTAAAACAACAGGGACATGATATCAGCCTAAAAAAGTTAATATCTGAAATAGCGGAGCGGGACACCATGGACCAAAATAGAGCAGTTGATCCGCTAATTCCCTCTGAAGATGCTATCATCATTGACTCCACAGGGTTGACAATTGAACAGGTGGTGGAGTTGATGGTACAAAAAGTAAAAGAGGTTTACGCATAA
- a CDS encoding pyridoxal phosphate-dependent aminotransferase gives MSVISDKVQKSLSGASLVRKMFEEGNRLSKIYGADKVYDFSLGNPGNEPPVKFKENLKKLADNPIPGMHRYMSNAGYPETRQAVADVIAEASGLSVTMEHVVMTVGAGGGLNVVLKSILNPADEVIVLVPYFGEYKFYTDNHGGVLKEVSTDDNFMPDIKAIESAINEKTRAIIINSPNNPTGVIYPADILAELGNLINSKSKQYGRPIYVISDEPYAKIAYDDVVVPNVFKYIDNSIIVTSHSKDLALPGERIGYIAASPKIKEVDLLVAAMVFCNRVLGFVNAPALMQRLVADLQLESVNIAEYQEKRDLLYNGLVDLGFEVIKPQGAFYLFPKSPLADDVEFSNIAMKYNILLVPGSGYGKPGYFRLSYCVDKKVIENSLPAWKQLAEELGLKKN, from the coding sequence GTGTCTGTAATATCAGATAAAGTGCAAAAGTCTTTATCAGGGGCGTCTTTGGTGCGCAAAATGTTTGAAGAAGGTAATCGCCTAAGCAAAATTTACGGAGCTGATAAAGTTTACGACTTTAGTTTGGGTAATCCCGGCAACGAACCACCGGTAAAATTTAAAGAAAACTTAAAAAAATTAGCCGACAACCCAATTCCCGGGATGCATAGATACATGAGTAACGCTGGTTATCCCGAAACCCGGCAGGCAGTGGCCGATGTAATCGCTGAAGCATCTGGGCTTAGTGTAACTATGGAACATGTGGTAATGACAGTGGGTGCAGGGGGCGGCTTAAATGTTGTGCTGAAATCAATTTTAAACCCGGCTGATGAAGTAATCGTATTGGTTCCATACTTTGGAGAATATAAGTTTTATACCGATAACCACGGGGGTGTTTTAAAAGAGGTAAGTACCGATGATAATTTTATGCCAGATATAAAGGCCATTGAAAGTGCTATTAATGAAAAAACCAGAGCGATTATCATCAACTCGCCCAACAACCCCACCGGTGTAATTTATCCGGCAGATATTTTAGCGGAATTGGGCAACCTTATCAACAGTAAATCGAAGCAGTATGGCAGACCAATTTATGTGATTTCCGACGAGCCCTATGCCAAAATTGCCTATGATGACGTTGTGGTGCCTAACGTGTTCAAATATATAGATAACTCCATTATTGTAACTTCACACAGTAAAGATTTAGCTTTACCCGGAGAGCGCATTGGTTATATAGCGGCATCCCCCAAAATTAAAGAAGTTGATTTGCTGGTGGCAGCAATGGTATTCTGCAACCGCGTTTTGGGTTTTGTCAATGCACCGGCACTAATGCAACGTTTGGTTGCCGACTTGCAACTGGAAAGTGTAAATATTGCCGAGTATCAAGAGAAACGGGACTTACTGTACAATGGTCTAGTTGATTTAGGTTTTGAAGTTATTAAACCCCAGGGGGCTTTTTATCTTTTCCCCAAATCACCGTTGGCAGACGATGTTGAATTCAGCAACATAGCCATGAAATATAACATTTTGTTGGTGCCGGGATCTGGATACGGCAAGCCCGGTTACTTCCGATTATCTTACTGTGTGGATAAAAAGGTAATTGAAAACTCGTTACCTGCTTGGAAGCAATTGGCCGAGGAGTTAGGCCTTAAAAAAAATTAA
- the aroF gene encoding 3-deoxy-7-phosphoheptulonate synthase, with protein sequence MPSYNLVSRECKSDNTIIKIGNTMIGNGETVIIAGPCAVENRDLMLTLAPVLKGMGVQMLRGGAYKPRTSPYSFQGLGKEGLFILQEASHAAGLPVITELLDVRDYEIVYQYADVIQIGSRNMQNYGLLQEVGRSDKPVLLKRGLSATIEEWLLAAEYIMAAGNSQVILCERGIRTFESYTRNTLDINAVAAVKQLSHLPVIVDPSHATGRRELVAPTAKAAVAAGADGLMIEVHPDPGKALSDGQQSLYPDQLARLIKNIRAMEKALKNQ encoded by the coding sequence TTGCCGTCTTATAATCTGGTTAGTAGAGAATGTAAAAGCGATAACACAATTATAAAAATAGGTAACACCATGATCGGAAATGGTGAAACGGTAATTATTGCCGGCCCCTGTGCGGTGGAAAATAGAGACTTAATGTTAACATTGGCTCCAGTTTTAAAAGGAATGGGCGTTCAGATGTTGCGTGGCGGCGCCTATAAACCGAGGACTTCACCCTATTCTTTCCAAGGACTGGGGAAAGAAGGGTTATTTATTTTACAAGAGGCCAGCCACGCTGCTGGTTTACCAGTGATTACCGAACTGTTGGATGTGCGCGATTATGAAATAGTTTATCAATATGCCGATGTAATCCAAATCGGCAGCAGAAACATGCAGAATTATGGATTGTTGCAAGAGGTGGGTAGAAGCGATAAACCGGTGCTGTTAAAAAGGGGTTTATCCGCCACCATAGAGGAATGGTTATTGGCTGCAGAATACATTATGGCTGCGGGCAACAGTCAGGTGATTTTGTGTGAGCGGGGCATCAGAACATTTGAGAGTTATACCAGAAACACTTTGGATATAAATGCGGTGGCAGCGGTGAAACAACTATCTCATTTGCCGGTAATTGTTGATCCCAGCCATGCCACCGGCAGAAGGGAGTTGGTGGCACCGACGGCCAAAGCTGCTGTTGCCGCAGGGGCCGACGGTCTGATGATAGAAGTACACCCGGACCCTGGTAAAGCGCTATCGGACGGGCAACAATCCCTTTATCCCGATCAATTGGCCCGTTTAATAAAAAACATTCGTGCGATGGAAAAGGCATTAAAAAACCAATAA
- a CDS encoding HutP family protein gives MSKAPLHGSRKVAKIAIEMALTESRDQEKEYKAKYSQEGIKVAAVDYGGDFISSVNKIIERSVVAAKREGVIKEVHADEGAVAGATREALSMVMPKAVGLNVGGKIGIARQGDHVIVAIFFGVGMLHLDEVAIGIGHRAVAAL, from the coding sequence ATGAGTAAAGCTCCATTGCATGGCAGTAGAAAAGTAGCGAAAATTGCCATAGAAATGGCGTTGACAGAATCCAGGGATCAAGAAAAGGAATATAAAGCCAAGTATAGCCAAGAGGGTATTAAGGTTGCGGCGGTGGATTATGGCGGTGACTTTATATCTTCAGTAAATAAAATTATTGAAAGATCAGTGGTGGCTGCTAAACGTGAGGGGGTTATTAAAGAGGTCCATGCCGACGAAGGTGCGGTGGCCGGGGCCACCAGAGAAGCGTTATCGATGGTGATGCCTAAAGCGGTGGGCCTTAACGTCGGTGGTAAAATTGGCATTGCTCGGCAAGGGGATCACGTTATCGTGGCAATATTTTTTGGTGTCGGTATGTTGCACTTGGACGAAGTGGCCATTGGCATTGGTCACCGAGCGGTGGCTGCTTTATAG
- a CDS encoding pseudouridine synthase, whose protein sequence is MEQRLQKFLAHAGVASRRKCEEMILEGRVKVNGKIIKELGTKVDPSKDKVLVDGKAVKQFEKKIYLKVNKPRGYVSTVEDDKGRKTVLDLLENITERVYPVGRLDYDSEGLLLLTNDGELTYALTHPKHEIGKTYRARVKGIPSVEKLEQLANGIELEDGITAPAKVFLTHVLNGNALLEITIHEGRNRQVRRMCEKIGHPVIRLVRTRIGPLELRNLGSGEVKKLTPRELSDIKKAAGLATRPGAKKVAKGKPKPPRK, encoded by the coding sequence ATGGAACAAAGACTACAAAAATTTCTGGCACACGCCGGGGTGGCATCCAGGCGTAAATGCGAGGAAATGATTTTAGAGGGTCGCGTTAAGGTAAACGGAAAAATAATCAAAGAACTGGGAACGAAGGTTGACCCAAGTAAAGATAAAGTGCTGGTGGATGGTAAAGCGGTAAAACAATTTGAAAAAAAGATATACTTGAAAGTAAACAAACCCCGGGGATATGTTAGCACCGTTGAGGATGATAAGGGACGTAAAACAGTGCTGGATTTGCTGGAAAATATAACCGAACGGGTTTATCCGGTGGGGCGTTTGGATTATGATTCTGAAGGTTTACTGCTGCTAACCAACGACGGCGAGTTGACCTATGCCCTCACCCATCCCAAACATGAAATTGGTAAGACCTATAGAGCCAGGGTGAAGGGAATACCGAGCGTAGAAAAATTAGAGCAACTGGCCAATGGTATTGAATTGGAAGATGGCATCACCGCACCGGCTAAAGTCTTTTTAACCCATGTATTAAACGGCAATGCCCTTTTGGAAATTACCATTCATGAAGGGAGAAATCGTCAGGTGCGTCGGATGTGTGAAAAGATAGGGCATCCAGTAATCCGCCTAGTGCGCACCCGGATTGGTCCATTGGAATTGCGCAATTTGGGCTCCGGAGAAGTAAAAAAATTAACCCCCAGAGAATTAAGCGATATTAAAAAGGCCGCTGGATTGGCCACCAGGCCTGGGGCTAAAAAGGTCGCAAAAGGAAAACCAAAACCGCCCCGTAAATGA
- a CDS encoding spore maturation protein, whose amino-acid sequence MFELINQISRWAIPLVLLVVPLAAFIKRVPVFETFVEGAESGFSTAIKTIPFLVAMLVAVSVFRASGAMQLMADCFFPILDKVGFPAEVLPHAIMRPLSGGAALGIATDLIKTHGPDSFIGKLVSTMQGTSDTTFYVLALYFGSVGIRRYRYAVATGLCADFTTLVASLFIAHAMFK is encoded by the coding sequence ATGTTTGAATTAATTAATCAAATATCACGTTGGGCCATTCCCTTGGTATTGTTGGTGGTGCCGCTGGCGGCCTTTATTAAAAGGGTACCGGTTTTTGAAACCTTTGTGGAAGGGGCGGAATCGGGGTTTTCAACCGCCATTAAGACCATCCCCTTTCTGGTGGCTATGTTGGTGGCGGTCAGTGTTTTTCGCGCCTCCGGAGCGATGCAACTAATGGCCGATTGTTTTTTCCCCATATTGGACAAAGTGGGTTTTCCCGCTGAGGTTTTGCCCCATGCCATCATGCGACCACTATCCGGTGGAGCCGCCTTAGGCATTGCCACTGACCTGATAAAAACCCATGGCCCTGACAGTTTTATTGGTAAACTGGTATCCACCATGCAGGGAACCAGTGATACTACCTTTTATGTGTTGGCGCTATATTTTGGTTCGGTGGGAATACGCCGATATCGCTATGCAGTGGCAACCGGTCTTTGTGCTGATTTTACCACTTTGGTGGCTTCACTATTTATTGCCCACGCGATGTTTAAATAA
- a CDS encoding nucleoside recognition domain-containing protein: MVNYIWLAMIVVSIITAGVQGNIDVITKAAFEGADTAVKVSLSLIAIMTFWLGIMKLAEAAGLVQALARLVQPITAFLFPSIPKDHPALGAIVMNLSANVLGLSNAATPMGLIAMKELQSLNHNSRTASEAMCTFLALNTSCVTLIPTTIIGIRLMYGSQDPTAIVGTTIFATVCGMTVAIIADRTFRKLWRRFKHV; the protein is encoded by the coding sequence ATGGTTAATTATATTTGGTTAGCAATGATTGTGGTTAGCATCATCACTGCCGGAGTGCAAGGTAATATCGATGTGATTACCAAGGCGGCCTTTGAAGGGGCAGATACTGCAGTTAAGGTTAGTTTAAGTTTAATAGCGATTATGACCTTTTGGTTGGGAATTATGAAGTTGGCCGAAGCTGCCGGTTTGGTTCAGGCGTTGGCGCGGTTAGTTCAACCCATTACAGCATTTTTATTTCCCAGCATTCCCAAAGACCATCCGGCTTTGGGAGCCATTGTGATGAATCTTTCTGCCAATGTTTTGGGTTTGTCCAATGCTGCCACCCCGATGGGGTTGATCGCCATGAAGGAACTGCAGAGTTTAAACCACAACTCCAGAACTGCCTCCGAGGCGATGTGTACTTTTTTAGCCCTAAATACATCCTGTGTCACTTTAATTCCCACCACCATTATCGGTATCAGACTGATGTATGGCTCCCAAGATCCCACCGCCATTGTTGGTACCACAATTTTTGCCACTGTTTGTGGTATGACGGTGGCCATCATTGCTGATCGCACTTTTAGAAAGCTCTGGCGGAGGTTTAAACATGTTTGA
- the ytfJ gene encoding GerW family sporulation protein, with the protein MSDHPIEGLMKTAMESIKEMVDVNTVIGDPVETPDGSVIIPISRVACGFGAGGGDYSAKGEGRGEEPQKHPFGGGSGAGVSVQPMGFLVVGNGQIRLLPVDNNAIFDRVIDMIPTLLDKMQSMCNKKSDKPETTSTMM; encoded by the coding sequence TTGAGCGACCATCCAATCGAAGGTTTAATGAAAACGGCAATGGAAAGTATCAAAGAAATGGTGGATGTAAACACCGTCATTGGGGATCCAGTGGAGACACCGGACGGTAGTGTGATTATACCCATTTCCCGTGTGGCCTGCGGCTTTGGCGCTGGCGGTGGCGATTATAGTGCTAAAGGTGAAGGCAGAGGCGAAGAACCGCAAAAACATCCCTTTGGAGGTGGCAGTGGCGCCGGAGTGTCTGTGCAACCAATGGGATTTTTAGTGGTTGGCAATGGACAAATTCGATTGTTGCCTGTTGATAACAATGCCATTTTTGACCGGGTAATTGATATGATTCCAACACTGCTGGATAAAATGCAGTCAATGTGTAACAAAAAGAGCGATAAACCGGAAACAACTTCAACTATGATGTAA
- a CDS encoding DUF2953 domain-containing protein, protein MQTFFIYGMLLFALLMLALLVMPLRVRLAYERMDIDDLITLEMSLWKFPRFKLQIPIVDLKTNLSGLAVKFDGKTKKSGAWVRRIVTTFLGFPQKKDDIRDSKFALNIPFNVEKLMKSIEHFKKLYHRYWHAIEYLLEHTQCQRLKWCTKFGIGDAAATGYATGALWVLKTTVLGKLFKFVQPPPSQPTLLVQPNFDKTEICLDVDCIFEVRIYHIMVAGMKIAFTRE, encoded by the coding sequence ATGCAGACGTTCTTTATATATGGAATGCTTTTGTTTGCGCTGCTGATGCTGGCCCTGCTTGTGATGCCATTGCGTGTGAGATTAGCATATGAGCGAATGGACATTGATGATTTGATTACGTTGGAAATGTCGTTATGGAAGTTTCCGCGATTTAAATTACAAATACCCATTGTGGATTTAAAGACCAACTTATCCGGTTTGGCCGTTAAATTTGATGGCAAAACTAAAAAATCTGGCGCTTGGGTCAGGCGGATTGTCACCACCTTCTTGGGCTTTCCCCAAAAGAAAGATGATATTCGCGACAGCAAATTTGCTTTAAACATACCCTTTAATGTAGAAAAACTAATGAAAAGCATTGAGCATTTTAAAAAACTGTACCATCGTTATTGGCATGCCATAGAATATTTGTTAGAACATACCCAGTGTCAGCGTTTAAAGTGGTGTACTAAATTTGGCATTGGTGATGCAGCGGCCACTGGTTATGCCACTGGAGCGCTTTGGGTATTAAAAACCACTGTTTTGGGTAAATTGTTTAAATTTGTGCAACCACCCCCATCCCAACCAACTTTATTGGTACAACCAAACTTTGATAAAACCGAGATATGTTTAGATGTTGATTGCATATTTGAGGTGCGGATATACCATATCATGGTTGCCGGAATGAAAATAGCATTTACCAGAGAATAA
- a CDS encoding GspE/PulE family protein, whose amino-acid sequence MAINFTPKLGQLLVKNKLITQGQLQQALDEQKLTKDKLGRILINLGYVSEETVIKLLQEQLGIPWVTIPQRVPAAVLGLIKEQMMRRHKVFPIKRDGHLLTVAMADPLDWLAIDELQQMTRLQIKPVLAGEQQIEVAINSHFEVMQLEKEVRKSKVFYQSEGLKEDPPVVKLVSSIIHQAIADRASDIHIEPQQDGVLVRERVDGLLREMMSLPLEILQPIVSRVKILSQLDIAIKLLPQEGRLVFNHYDEAVDLRISTMPTVFGEKVVLRILQKNKELQNINQLGFSDINIRILRRLIKSAYGMIVITGPTGSGKTTTLYAILNELKSPEVNIITIEDPVEYTIKGINQIQVNNKVGLSFAVGLRSILRQDPDIIMIGEIRDRETAEIAIRAASTGHLVLCTLHTNNAADAVTRLIDMGIEAYLVASSLIGVINQRLVRKICPHCSTTTQPKGDRSLAPGIKCSYCRNTGYSGRMGIQEVLLVSQKIKDIITPQITASQINNAAIKEGLVPIKEDGLQKALAGLTTLEEVERVMYAPD is encoded by the coding sequence ATGGCTATCAATTTTACCCCAAAGCTGGGTCAGCTTTTAGTTAAAAATAAATTAATCACTCAGGGGCAGTTGCAGCAAGCTTTGGATGAGCAAAAGTTAACAAAAGACAAGTTAGGACGGATATTAATTAACTTGGGTTACGTTTCCGAAGAAACTGTAATTAAATTACTTCAAGAACAGTTGGGCATACCATGGGTGACTATTCCCCAAAGGGTACCGGCAGCAGTGCTGGGGTTAATAAAAGAACAGATGATGCGACGTCACAAAGTGTTTCCCATTAAAAGAGATGGTCACCTCTTAACAGTGGCCATGGCTGATCCGTTGGATTGGCTAGCCATTGATGAATTACAGCAAATGACACGGTTGCAAATAAAACCGGTACTGGCTGGTGAACAGCAAATTGAAGTTGCCATTAACAGCCATTTTGAGGTAATGCAATTGGAAAAGGAAGTTAGGAAATCCAAAGTTTTTTATCAAAGTGAAGGGCTAAAAGAAGATCCTCCCGTTGTTAAACTGGTTTCATCCATTATTCATCAAGCCATTGCAGACCGGGCCAGTGATATCCACATTGAACCACAGCAAGATGGGGTGTTAGTCAGAGAACGTGTGGATGGCTTGTTGAGGGAAATGATGTCACTACCGCTGGAAATCCTTCAACCCATTGTATCCAGAGTTAAAATTTTAAGCCAACTGGATATAGCCATCAAATTATTGCCCCAAGAGGGCCGGCTGGTTTTTAACCACTATGATGAAGCGGTTGATTTGCGCATTTCTACTATGCCAACGGTTTTTGGTGAAAAGGTTGTGCTGCGCATTCTGCAAAAAAATAAAGAGCTACAAAATATTAACCAACTTGGTTTTAGCGATATCAATATCAGAATTTTGCGGAGATTAATCAAAAGCGCCTACGGTATGATTGTCATTACCGGACCCACCGGCAGTGGCAAAACAACCACTCTCTACGCCATTTTAAATGAGTTAAAATCACCGGAGGTAAACATTATCACCATTGAGGACCCGGTGGAATATACCATTAAAGGTATTAATCAGATTCAAGTCAACAACAAGGTGGGCTTAAGTTTTGCTGTGGGTTTAAGATCGATTTTACGGCAAGATCCCGATATTATAATGATTGGTGAAATCAGAGACCGAGAAACGGCTGAGATTGCCATTAGAGCAGCTTCCACCGGCCACCTAGTGCTGTGTACGTTGCACACCAATAACGCTGCCGATGCGGTAACCAGATTAATCGATATGGGAATTGAGGCATATTTAGTGGCTTCCAGTTTAATTGGTGTAATCAATCAACGGCTGGTTCGCAAAATATGCCCCCATTGTTCAACAACCACTCAGCCAAAGGGCGACAGGTCACTGGCGCCAGGTATCAAGTGCAGTTATTGTAGAAACACAGGTTATTCAGGTCGAATGGGCATTCAAGAAGTTTTGTTGGTTAGTCAAAAAATAAAAGATATCATCACCCCCCAAATCACCGCTAGCCAAATTAATAATGCTGCCATCAAGGAAGGGCTGGTTCCCATCAAAGAAGATGGTCTACAGAAGGCTTTAGCGGGCTTAACAACTTTAGAGGAAGTGGAAAGGGTTATGTATGCCCCAGATTAG